The Populus alba chromosome 6, ASM523922v2, whole genome shotgun sequence genome contains a region encoding:
- the LOC118053388 gene encoding suppressor of disruption of TFIIS has translation MEYDERYLQAQTPKYSCLLFDLDDTLYPLSSGIAAACGKNIKDYMVERLGIEESKLTELGNLLYKNYGTTMAGLRAIGYDFDYDEYHSYVHGRLPYENLKPDPVLRGLLLSLPIRKVIFTNADKVHARKVLRKLGLEDCFEGIICFETLNPTHKNTVSDDEDDIEFVGSVVTPSATNGSCTTTTSAPEIFDIVGHFAQPNPNSVLPKTPIVCKPSEAAIERALKIANINPQRTLFFDDSVRNIQAGKRVGLQTVLVGSSQRVKGADFALESIHNIRQALPELWETDIKAEVGYPGKVTVETPVTA, from the exons ATGGAGTACGACGAACGCTACTTGCAGGCACAAACGCCAAAATATAGCTGCCTTCTGTTTG ATCTAGATGATACCCTTTATCCCCTTAGTTCCGGCATCGCAGCTGCATGTGGCAAGAATATTAAAG ATTATATGGTCGAAAGGCTGGGCATAGAGGAGAGCAAACTCACTGAGTTGGGTAACCTTCTGTACAAGAATTATGGGACAACAATGGCTGGCCTCAGG GCAATTGGCTATGACTTTGACTATGACGAGTACCACAG TTACGTCCATGGAAGATTGCCTTATGAGAACCTAAAACCAGACCCTGTTCTAAGAGGTCTCTTGCTTAGCTTGCCAATTCGAAAAGTC ATCTTTACAAATGCAGACAAAGTACATGCTCGTAAAGTTCTTAGAAAGCTTGGCTTAGAAGACTGTTTTGAAGGGATCATTTGCTTTGAGACTCTGAATCCTACCCATAAGAACACTGTTTCTGATGATGAGGATGACATAGAATTTGTAGGGTCAGTTGTTACTCCCTCTGCAACTAATGGCTCTTGCACAACAACAACTAGTGCGCCTGAAATTTTTGACATTGTTGGACATTTTGCTCAACCAAACCCCAACTCGGTATTACCGAAGACACCTATTGTCTGCAAACCATCTGAGGCTGCCATCGAACGCGCTCTCAAGATAGCCAATATTAATCCCCAGAGAACT ctGTTCTTTGATGATAGTGTCCGGAATATACAGGCTGGAAAACGTGTGGGTCTCCAGACTGTTCTG GTTGGCTCTTCGCAGAGAGTTAAAGGTGCAGACTTTGCATTAGAAAGCATTCACAACATCAGGCAAGCACTGCCAGAGCTTTGGGAAACTGACATTAAAGCAGAAGTTGGTTATCCTGGCAAGGTTACAGTGGAGACACCTGTCACAGCTTAG